The Girardinichthys multiradiatus isolate DD_20200921_A chromosome 24, DD_fGirMul_XY1, whole genome shotgun sequence genome has a window encoding:
- the LOC124861348 gene encoding poly(rC)-binding protein 3-like isoform X6, with the protein MEPIKVQSEGGLNVTLTIRLLMHGKEVGSIIGKKGETVKKMREDSGARINISEGNCPERIVTITGPTDAIFKAFAMIAYKFEEDIINSMSNSPATSKPPVTLRLVVPASQCGSLIGKGGSKIKEMRESTGAQVQVAGDMLPNSTERAVTISGAPEAIIQCVKQICVVMLESPPKGATIPYRPKPASTPVIFSGGQVRADPLGASTANLSLLLQHQPLPAYTIQGQYAIPHPDQLSKLHQLAMQQTPFTPLGQTTPAFPAAGLDASNQASTHELTIPNDAA; encoded by the exons ATGGAACCCATCAAGGTCCAATCAGAAGGTGGCCTGAACGTGACCCTCACCATCAGGCTGCTGATGCACGGAAAG GAGGTGGGAAGCATCATAGGAAAG AAAGGGGAGACCGTGAAGAAAATGCGTGAAGAT AGTGGCGCCCGCATCAACATCTCGGAGGGGAACTGTCCCGAGCGGATAGTGACCATCACCGGGCCGACAGACGCCATTTTCAAGGCCTTCGCCATGATCGCCTACAAGTTTGAGGAG GATATAATCAACTCCATGAGCAACAGCCCAGCCACCAGTAAGCCACCAGTAACCCTGAGGCTCGTCGTTCCTGCCAGCCAGTGTGGCTCCCTCATCGGCAAAGGCGGTTCCAAAATCAAAGAAATGAGAGAG TCCACAGGTGCTCAGGTCCAGGTGGCAGGCGACATGCTGCCCAACTCCACTGAGAGAGCAGTGACCATTTCTGGGGCGCCTGAAGCCATTATCCAGTGTGTCAAACAGATATGTGTGGTGATGCTGGAG TCCCCACCGAAAGGTGCCACCATCCCCTACCGCCCAAAGCCTGCCTCCACCCCTGTCATTTTTTCAGGTGGCCAGGTAAGAGCAGATCCACTGGGGGCGTCCACAGCCAACCTCAGCCTCTTACTGCAGCACCAGCCACTGCCT GCTTACACCATTCAAGGACAGTACGCCATCCCTCATCCAGAT CAGTTGAGCAAGCTCCACCAGTTGGCTATGCAGCAAACCCCCTTTACCCCCCTCGGACAGACCACCCCTGCCTTCCCCG CAGCAGGTCTGGATGCCAGTAACCAGGCCAGTACTCATGAACTCACCATTCCCAATGAT